The genomic region TGAGAGGTGGGGAGTGGAACACTTTccaacccagaaaaacacccaGCAAAGGTTTTACAGCTGCCTGCAAAGCATTTGGGACTCTTCAGCTAAAAAGTGCCCCCAAACTTACCTACAGCACTTTGGAGAGGTGTCATTTCTCTTATCCAGGGCTTGTACTCCTTTTAAATACAGCTTGTTCTGATACATACTTTCCAGTTTTGCCATGGTCTCCATGTGGGCATTCTTCAACTCTTCCAGCTTCAAGTAATACTCTTGATTTGAATTGTACATTTTGGAAAAGTCTATCCACTTGTCACAGGCTCTCTTTGGAGGGGAGGCCTGCTCTCTGTTGGTATTTGAATCCAAGCTGAAGCCATCCTAGAAGagatgtttttaaattttttctgctggaagcaAGGGGAACAAGGTTCTTAATATTGCTTTCTCCTAATTTAGTCTAAGGAATGGTAAAGTAACACAAATAGAGATACTTGTATACAAATGTTAATGTAGGAGTACATGGAATAATCTTATTGCATATTAATTTTTATCCTAAGGGTCCTATTTAAAGCCTGTAAAAATTCCCAAGTCTGCCCTGTAATCAATATGTTTATAACAGGAAATATAATCAAAAGGGcttaccaaaagaaaaaaactaacTATTTTGTAAAGTGTAATTTTTCCTTGATTACTATGCAGCTCTAAAAATGCCTTTATTTACAAGCAAACAGAACCTTCTCCTAGTTCCATAACCACTCTAAAAATAAGTCATTAGAGATGTGGTGCATAAATATTTATGCCATTTCCATAACTTATTGTGAAATGACAGGGATTCTGCACAGCTTATATTTCCAATACTGTTTGTCAGCTTGCAGCTGTGTGCAGTTAATATTCTTTAAGCATTTTTAAAGCTTGCACGAGTCAGAGAAGTTATTAAAGCCAGGTTGGTCAGCATGACAAAAGCTTCATTTTGctctaagcaaaaaaaaaaaaaaaaaaaaaaaaaaaaaaaaaaaatcatgggcCAGTTTCtttataaatgaaattagaataTTACTTTTCCACACAGGGGTATTTTTAATAAGCTCTGGCATtccaacaaaaagaaacaaacaaataataattaaaaaaccaaacaaacaagcaaaaaaccaccgaaaaaatttttcttttttatgttttgTCAGGTTTTCACTGGAAAAATCCTGAAGTGTTGGCATCCAGCACCGTGCAGCTCCCGGAACCGGCGTGTGCAAACCCCGTTTGTTTCCTCGCCCCGCGGAGCGGCCCCAGCCCTtcccgggcagggcaggcagtgcctCCATCTGCCCGGCAAGCGCATTAAGGGATCGGTGCTGCGGTGCCCGGGCCATCTGCCAGGTATCCCCCgcctctgtctgtctgtctgtctgtctgcgtCCGTGCGTCCCCTGTGCCCGGGAGCCCCGCGCGGTGCcccctgtgcagagcaggatCGGGGGAACCCGCGGTACCTgcgcggcggcgggcggcggtcCCCGCTCGTAGAGCGCGGCGGGCGCCCGTGTGCGCGGGTCGAGCGGCGTGCGGAGGCAGGAGGCGGCCAGGCGGGCGGCCCGGTGCGCGTCCTCCATGCCGGCGGCGGCTCCGTGCGCTCCGCCccgcgggggcggccccgggcccgggcGGGGCGCGTTAACGCCCGCACCGAGCGCCGCTGCGCTgcgctgggctgggctgggctcggcTCCGCTCGGCGCCGCTGCCCGTGCGGAGCTTTAGGTGACTTCTCGCAGGATTTTAGTGGGAACACCCAATTCTCGCTGCAGAGCCCGCGGGTTTTGCGCCCTCGAGTTATTAAAGAGGCTTTTTCCGTCTTGGTGTTTGTACTTCAGGTAAGCAATATCAGGGTAAGGCTAAACCAGGAGAAGCAGAAGCATTTTCTCCTAGGAATATTCTATCCTAAACCAGGAGAAGCAGGAGCATTTTCTCCAAGGATATTCTATCCTAAACCAGGATAAACAGGAATATTCTGTCCTAGGAATATTCTATCCTAAACCAGGAGAAGCAGAAATATTCTGTCCTAGGAATATTCTATCCTAAACCAGGATAAACAGGAATATTCTATCCTAAACCAGGAGAAGCAGGAGCATTTTGTCCTAGGAATATTCTCTCCTAAACCAGGATAAGCAGGAGCATTCTCTCGTAGGGATATTCTATCCTAAACCAGGAGAAGCAGGAATACTCTATCCTAAACCAGGAACATTCTGCCCTAGGAATATTCTATCTTCTATCAGGACAAGCAGGAACATTCTTCCTCTACAAAGAAGAATGATTTGTGGATGGACCTGTTTAATGTAGTGAAATTACAAATACTTTTTGTGATGAAATCACGCACAATTGTTGCTGGAATTCTTGTCAAGATTTGTAATGAGGGATGACAGCTTTAATCATAGTACCTGAACTAAGATCATTGTTGGATGTGACCCTGTGGGGTAAGACACTATTTGCAATTTTTAACAGGCAATGAATAATTAATGCCGAGCATTAATGCCTAAATCGATTGTCTCATTTATTAATTAGTAGTTGAGTTATTCTGTTTGTTCTACTTGGCAAGTCACAACAGCAGGACAACACCATGGTGGAACTTTACTCAAAAGCTCCAGCTCAAACCAATCATGAACGGAAATGTTCTTGAAGAACATGTTcaagaagaaatggaagaaacaCTCTCCTTTAAACATTAAGGGGAATCAGGTTGTTCCAATATAGCAATAATGGAGATGAAAGGGTTAATTTAAAATGTCAGGCTAAGAATTAAAAGTTGGGAAGCTAATTTGCATTATTATAGAGCAGTGTACTTTTGACTtctcagcagctttgggaaaggCAATTAttctgggagcagagggaggaagGCCTGTGAAGAACaccctctgcagggctctggatCATGTGATGGCAGCAGGAATCGCTGCAGAGCTCGGGAGAGCAAGGAATGGGAGGGGCTCCCACTACAAAGATCCTCCTAGAGGCATCGCTGAGGGCAGCACCCCCACTCCCTCAGGGAAGGCTTTGGGAGAGGCAGCTCTAAGCCAGCCAAGTGTTACTGGAGTGCACTTCAAGGGTGTTTTTAGAATATATCACACCAGGCGATTGGTCACCTTCAACGTTTCAGCCCTAAAGCAAATGTAACCAACTGTAACAAACCCCAACAAAATTATCCAGCCAAGGGTCAGGTAGACTACTGCGTGTTTATTGacaaaacagcattttctttctgaaaaccAACTGTTACTTAAGTTAAACCTGATCGAAGTACATCAGTCTCGGTGGAGTTTAAGACAATTCACACAGGCGCTTTTGGTGACGAGTCCATATTCCAGCTACAGGGCAGGAGCTCGGGGCCTTGGTCCCCACCTGGGCTCAGCTTATCCTCGAGTGTTCACCTGCAGGGAGGACACACAGTCAGACAGAAGAAGGCACACAATTCCTCCTTTGACAAAGATCCTGGCCTTTTGGTGACTAATTCCTTGCTTTATGGTGCAGTATTTATAATTCATTAGCTGCAGTTATTAAAAGGCTGAATGGTTTTAAGTAGCACACAAACTGAAAATACTCTGCACAGTAACTGCATTTTGAAGCACAGCAAATGAATGACAACGTGCTGGTGCTTGTGAAGGAAGGATAacccagagcaggatgcccaCACCACTCACCACATCATCAATCTTGAGGATGCTGCGCACGGTCTCTGTGGCGAGGGTCAGTGCACTCAAGGACACCAGCAGAGGCTGCAccaccagctcctccaggatGTTGGAAATGCCACCCTAGGGGAACAAGGAGCCTTCACTTTGTGCAAGGCACACTACGGGCACATTTAGCAATTTTTCTTTTAGCAGAATCCTGAGGGCAATCAACTCCTGGACTATCACAGGGCTTTCACCTGCAACAGGGGCATTACAACACACATCTTCTCTTCCCAAGCACTTGACATATCCAGTCAAAACTGGGCAACAAAAAAGGTCAACAGTGCCAGTTGAGAAAAAGCTATGGTGCTACTCCCAACTTATGACCACCTTCCACTGCAGATCCTACTGATGGATGTTTTGTTTGTAGCTGAAACGCTTTTGTGGAGATGTGAGATGTTTCCTGTCGTGTGCATAAAGCATTTAATATCTGCTATTATCAATGCTCAGGATGAGctcctgagagaagaagctgtcATTTCCCTCTAATTTAAGGGAGGCTACCACCTTGCCCTCTCCCTAGTCCAACCCTTAGAAGGTTAAGCATTCCCCCTGTAACACCCAGCTATTCCAACCCCTCATTACCTTCCTGACGTTAATGCCAGCAGTTTTCTCTCCTTGGGCATGTCTGTTTCGGAGCTCTGTTACCGTGGAGATGGGGTTGAGCCCCGCGTTCTCAGCCAGGGTGGAGGGAATGACCTCGAGTGCATCCCCATAGGCACGGACGCAGTAGGAGTCCATCCCCTTGAGCGTCCGCGCGTACTCGTTCAGCCGCAGCGCCAGCTCGATCTCCGGGGCTCCACCGCCAGCAATCAGagccctgggggcacagggatgccaTTAACCTCACCTCACACCAGTGCACACACAACCAGGCTCTAGGAGTTACTCATGATCCAAGTGAGACGTTACCTTTTCTTCACTAAGCACCTTATGACACACAGGGCATCGTGAATGGAGCGCTCGGCTTCCTCCAGCACCAGTTTGTTGGATCCGCGGACCACGATGCTCACAGTTTTCCCAGGGTTTGTGCAGCCTGTGATCTGAAACATAAAACCAGATACTGACACTGGAGAGGAAATAAAAGCTTGGGACAAAAAGACACTGCCATTGGCACTTTCAAATTCTGTAATAGCACTGATGTCTGGCCAAGCAAAACCACTGCACTGCCGAAGCTGGTGGCTACTCAGAGCTTAGAAACAGGTACTTAAATGTAATAAATTCTACAGTAAAAAACATCAAAGCCACCAGTTATTAAAATAGCAGACAGATGTTAAGTAGGATTAACATTTTGTCCCTCACTCACCTTTATTAGTTTCCCAGAACCGTTCAAGTTGAcctcctctgccagctcagcagagcccagcatgTCAGGGGTGAATTGGTCAATGTGAGCCACAGGCTTAGTTCCAATTGTCtgaaaaaataatgggaaaaaaaattaatccagAGGCTGACTGCAGAGTCAGCAAGTACACTGCATGTTGTTCTTCTGCACATGACAGTAAAATGCAGAAGGGACTGTAGCTTTTACATCTCTCCTGAATCCTTCTACAGAAGGGTGactgctcagcagagcaggaatgttTTTTAGGGCAGTGTCTGCTCTGGCCTTATAGTCAAAACATGAAACTTGTGAACATGTCACAATAAACTGGCCCCGCCTGGGCAgttggttttgattttaaaacaCTGCTGCTCATTTATATGTGCCACCTTACCTTACATATAAACTCAATGTCCTCTCTTTCAATGTCTTTAACCACCATGATCTTGACTTTGTTCAGAAAATGGAGGGCCAGGTCACTGAGAGCATCCCTGAAAACGAGAGGGAAGGAATCAGGTCCCAGTGCTCAAATTCTTCAGAGTACAAAGTAAGGATGCCATCAAACTCAAAATACAGACAGTGCTGGTGCTTTCTAAAGGCAAAGCCACTGTTACTCTGCCAAGTGTGACTGTGTTTGGCTTCAGTTTTCCACATAATTCCAACGGTGCCTGGGTATTAACATACCTCAGGATGGACTTCTGAATGAGCAGCACATTGCAGCCAGCCTTCTTGATCTGCTTCACCAGGTTCAGGATGTAGGCTCTCTCCTCACGCAGCACTCTGTCCATTTGAGCATAATCAGAAACAACAATCTGGTTGTCCATCTGTCtcaaataaaaaagagaaaagcaagtgTCAAAATGCGCCACATTCTTTACTGGAAGAGGCTGTAATTCTAAACAAATAAGCATGCTATTAGAGACAGTTCAGGTAACACTGAATTTAAGTTTAAGCCATTTTTAACGTAATTCAAACACAATTTATAATTTAAACAACTTTTTAATAccaactgtaattttttttaggaCCCAGCAGCTCTTCACTGTAGCCATGGCCCAGAGTTGACACCACAGTATCTTAAGAAAACATTTGTTATTCTGTTTGCTTGTCCCAAGTCCTAGAGGATGAGGACTTGCCCTAGCCACAGTCTGACTTACATCTGTCTTTGGAGCAGACAAGCAGAACTGAATGAGGCCAATTTTGGCTTTTTCCACTCTGGTTACGCCGGTGTTTGCCACCTTCTGAGTCAGGACGAGTCCCTCAACCAGTTCACAATCATCAATGGTGCCCCTGGAAACAAACACAACCCATCACTGGAGCACTCTGAGAAACTGAGGCCACAGAGACAAAATCTGTCTAATTACAAATTGTTTCTTACCCCAGCTTCTTAACAATTTTAATATCTCTGAGGTCCACACTATTGGCTGTAGATGGGTCAATCACCTTCATCACTGCATCCACACTCATTGGAGAAAGTAAACTGGAATACTGACACACAACCTAAGGGATTCAACAGTACAGAAAGCATAGTGAGAGGCTTCACACTGATCAACAGCAGTTTCACAACAATATTGTCATTGTCTTTCAGTATTTGATGCCAGAATTTTGCAGCAAAGATGTCTTGAAAGGCATCTTCTTCATGGCTGCTCCATGGCAAGGACAGAGCAGCAATTCCAGGGGAAACCCACCCCAGGGATGTGCAGAAAATggaactgcagggcctggctgggctggagctgccagtgaaGTGCAGCTGTACCTTGGAGTTGAGGGAGGTGGTTGCACTGTTCAGCAGGGTCTCCCTGTCACTGAGCTCCACAGGCTGGGCCATGTTGGTCAGCACCTCAATCCCTTTGTCCAGAGCCTTCTGGAATGACTCCGAAATGATGGTGGGGTGAATTCCTGTGCAGAGCATAAAACATGCCTGTTAGACACTCCACCCTTTCAAACACATGtctttttggcttttcttcCCCATCTCTTTCCATTCTAAAACTCAAGGTGCCCAGGTCAGAATAAATTGAAGGCATTTCAGCAGAATGTTCTTCACCAGTGTATGACTTCCCTCAGTATTTCCTGCCATTAAACCTGAGGGAAAATGCTGTTAACATTCCAAGTGATTTGTCCTCACAGATAAGTGCCCTGCAATCCCTGACATCCCAGGAGCACTTTCTCCAAGTTCTCTCAGCATTCctaaagctgctgctgttcaaCTGATGCCTGTGAGGAGGCTGACACTGATTAAACTTCAGATTTCCAAAAACTGCTTTTCCAGTCCTGTATGAAACTCCCCAATTTCCCTGGAGTGTGGGATCCACCCTTTATCCTTCCAACTGATTACAGCTACTTTCAGCTCCATCCCACACGTGCAAGAGGACAAAGTGACTGCAGTACCTACACTCTCTGCATGCTACATGAATTTATTTACCTTTCTGAAGGAGTCTGGAACAGGCATCCAAGAGGGCTCCAGCAATGACCACAACAGAGGTGGTGCCATCACCAGCTTCAATGTCTTGTGCTTTTGACAGCTCTACTAACTAAGGGAGGAATTatggtaaaaaaataaatatgagaGAGCTGTTTACCCATACCCAGACACTTCTCTGGCCAAAATACAGCTAGGGGACAGTGAGCCACTTCCAGAAGGAGagctttttttcccaaatttaaAACTGAACACACCTATTTAACA from Agelaius phoeniceus isolate bAgePho1 chromosome 3, bAgePho1.hap1, whole genome shotgun sequence harbors:
- the CCT4 gene encoding T-complex protein 1 subunit delta, which gives rise to MPESAPGRAPAGAGGRAKGAYQDRDKPAQIRFSNIAAGKAVADAIRTSLGPKGMDKMIQDAKGDVTITNDGATILKQMQVLHPAAKMLVELSKAQDIEAGDGTTSVVVIAGALLDACSRLLQKGIHPTIISESFQKALDKGIEVLTNMAQPVELSDRETLLNSATTSLNSKVVCQYSSLLSPMSVDAVMKVIDPSTANSVDLRDIKIVKKLGGTIDDCELVEGLVLTQKVANTGVTRVEKAKIGLIQFCLSAPKTDMDNQIVVSDYAQMDRVLREERAYILNLVKQIKKAGCNVLLIQKSILRDALSDLALHFLNKVKIMVVKDIEREDIEFICKTIGTKPVAHIDQFTPDMLGSAELAEEVNLNGSGKLIKITGCTNPGKTVSIVVRGSNKLVLEEAERSIHDALCVIRCLVKKRALIAGGGAPEIELALRLNEYARTLKGMDSYCVRAYGDALEVIPSTLAENAGLNPISTVTELRNRHAQGEKTAGINVRKGGISNILEELVVQPLLVSLSALTLATETVRSILKIDDVVNTRG